One window of the Populus trichocarpa isolate Nisqually-1 chromosome 9, P.trichocarpa_v4.1, whole genome shotgun sequence genome contains the following:
- the LOC7490012 gene encoding CDPK-related kinase 5 isoform X1, with translation MGTCTSKPPKPNLNAPKDINPPPQTPSQNEHPTTQTRTAKSPLTSLPNSKASPFFPFYTPSPFKKTPFNPTASTPLRFFKKSLARPSLAKYFKAVLRRQNKKEKSGVEPNSEEGDKNEEAVELDKRFGFSKEFTSRLEVGEEVGRGHYGYTCSAKFKKGARKGQQVAVKVIPKPKMTTAIAVEDVRREVRILRGLTGHNNVVHFYDAFEDLDNVYIVMELCKGGELLDRILSRGGKYSEDDAKAVMVQILNVIAFCHLQGVVHRDLNLENFLYTSKEENSKLKVIDFGLSDFARPDERLDDIVGSICYVAPEVLHRSYSFEADVWSIGVIAYILLCGSRPFWARTESGLFLEILKADPSFDEAPWLALSLEAKDFVKRLLNKDPRKRITAAQALSHPWIRDFNGVKVNLDILIFKHMKAYMRSSSLRKAALKALSKTLTVDELFYLKEQFASLEPNESGSITLENLRMVLMKNATNAMKDSRIPDFLSSLNPFQHGRIDFEEFCAAALNVHQLEAHDQWKQLARSAYELFEKDGNRALVIEELASELGLGPSIPVHAILNDWISHADGKLSFHGFVKLLHGTSSRTIAKAQ, from the exons ATGGGAACTTGCACTTCAAAACCTCCCAAGCCCAACCTTAATGCCCCAAAAGATATCAATCCTCCACCCCAAACCCCATCACAAAATGAGCACCCTACCACACAAACTCGAACTGCAAAATCCCCTCTCACATCCTTGCCCAACTCCAAAGCTTCCCCTTTCTTCCCTTTCTACACCCCCAGTCCTTTCAAAAAAACACCTTTCAACCCCACCGCTTCCACTCCTCTTCGCTTTTTTAAGAAATCCCTTGCTCGTCCCTCGCTCGCGAAGTACTTTAAAGCCGTGCTTCGTCGGcaaaacaagaaggaaaaaagtgGGGTGGAACCAAATTCCGAAGAGGGTGATAAAAATGAAGAAGCTGTGGAGTTGGATAAAAGGTTTGGTTTTTCAAAAGAGTTTACTAGTAGATTGGAAGTTGGAGAGGAAGTGGGGAGAGGGCATTATGGCTATACTTGTTCTGCTAAGTTCAAGAAAGGTGCAAGAAAAGGCCAGCAAGTTGCTGTTAAAGTCATACCTAAACCAAAG ATGACAACAGCTATTGCAGTTGAGGATGTCAGGAGGGAGGTCAGGATATTGAGGGGCTTGACAGGACATAACAATGTAGTACACTTCTATGATGCATTTGAAGATCTTGACAACGTCTATATAGTGATGGA GCTATGCAAAGGAGGGGAGCTCCTAGATAGAATACTTTCAAG GGGTGGGAAATACTCAGAAGATGATGCGAAAGCTGTTATGGTGCAGATACTAAATGTTATTGCTTTTTGTCATCTACAGGGTGTGGTGCACCGAGATCTAAATCTAGAG AACTTTCTATATACTTCTAAGGAGGAGAACTCTAAGCTGAAAGTTATAGACTTTGGCTTATCAGATTTTGCCAGACCAG ATGAAAGACTTGATGACATTGTGGGAAGTATATGCTACGTGGCACCTGAAGTTCTACATAGATCTTATAGCTTCGAGGCTGATGTATGGAGCATAGGTGTGATAGCATATATTCTTTTGTGTGGTAGTCGTCCATTTTGGGCCCGGACCGAGTCTGGATTGTTTCTAGAAATTTTGAAAGCTGATCCCAGTTTTGATGAAGCACCTTGGCTTGCTTTATCTCTAGAAGCAAAAGACTTTGTTAAACGCCTATTAAACAAGGATCCAAGGAAACGAATTACTGCTGCCCAGGCTTTGA GTCATCCTTGGATCCGGGATTTTAATGGTGTAAAAGTAAAtcttgatattttgatattcaAGCATATGAAGGCATACATGCGGTCATCATCTCTGCGTAAGGCTGCTTTAAAG GCATTATCTAAGACATTGACTGTGGATGAACTATTTTATCTGAAGGAACAATTTGCATCGCTAGAACCAAACGAAAGTGGCAGCATCACCTTGGAAAACCTTAGGATG GTCTTGATGAAAAATGCAACAAATGCAATGAAGGATTCTCGCATCCCTGATTTTCTTTCCTCA CTAAATCCATTTCAACACGGAAGAATCGATTTTGAAGAATTTTGTGCAGCTGCTCTGAACGTCCATCAGCTGGAGGCACATGATCAATGGAAACAGCTAGCCCGTTCTGCATATGAGCTTTTTGAGAAGGATGGAAACAGGGCACTTGTAATTGAGGAGCTTGCTTCA GAACTTGGGCTTGGCCCCTCCATCCCGGTTCATGCTATTCTCAATGACTGGATAAGTCATGCTGATGGGAAGCTAAGCTTCCATGGGTTTGTCAAGTTGTTGCATGGTACATCCAGCCGAACCATTGCAAAGGCACAGTGA
- the LOC7490011 gene encoding uncharacterized protein LOC7490011: MSVFGGDSWAREAQYRKRRVDDLVIDGLDGSSHKKLSSGKYACLVCPHNPVLESPLALSMHCKGSRHIAAESKLKEKELMRQSEINKRLALSESDVRPANPSALNKNTKLVSKPLIEKTKKAATEILGKGTALLSSKNQNCDLKLSVGYVNIMNVVTKICENSSCPEVIASEKMLVQQHLDFRERRERELKFTEAGWKRDCHGRWFRDENVEFDSDEEDPNVCLG; encoded by the exons atgaGTGTTTTTGGTGGAGATAGCTGGGCAAGAGAAGCACAATACAGGAAAAGAAGAGTTGATGATCTTGTAATAGACGGACTTGATGGGTCTTCTCACAAGAAGCTATCTAGTGGAAAATACGCATGTCTTGTTTGCCCTCACAATCCCGTCCTCGAATCTCCCCTCGCGCTCTCT aTGCATTGTAAGGGATCCCGACATATTGCTGCGGAGTCCAAGCTGAAGGAAAAAGAATTGATGAGACAAAGTGAGATTAATAAAAGATTAGCGTTATCAGAATCTGATGTTAGGCCTGCTAATCCAAGTGCTTTGAACAAAAATACCAAGTTAGTGAGTAAGCCATTgattgaaaagacaaagaagGCTGCTACCGAGATACTTGGCAAAGGAACTGCCCTGTTGAGttccaaaaatcaaaactgTGATCTGAAATTGAGCGTGGGATACGTAAATATTATGAATGTGGTGACCAAAATCTGCGAAAACAGCTCATGTCCGGAAGTAATAGCATCTGAGAAGATGCTTGTGCAACAGCACTTGGATTTTAGGGAGCGGCGAGAGAGGGAGCTGAAGTTCACTGAAGCGGGTTGGAAGCGTGATTGCCATGGAAGATGGTTTAGAGATGAAAAT GTGGAATTTGATTCTGATGAAGAAGATCCGAATGTCTGTCttggttaa
- the LOC7490012 gene encoding CDPK-related kinase 5 isoform X5 produces the protein MELCKGGELLDRILSRGGKYSEDDAKAVMVQILNVIAFCHLQGVVHRDLNLENFLYTSKEENSKLKVIDFGLSDFARPDERLDDIVGSICYVAPEVLHRSYSFEADVWSIGVIAYILLCGSRPFWARTESGLFLEILKADPSFDEAPWLALSLEAKDFVKRLLNKDPRKRITAAQALSHPWIRDFNGVKVNLDILIFKHMKAYMRSSSLRKAALKALSKTLTVDELFYLKEQFASLEPNESGSITLENLRMVLMKNATNAMKDSRIPDFLSSLNPFQHGRIDFEEFCAAALNVHQLEAHDQWKQLARSAYELFEKDGNRALVIEELASELGLGPSIPVHAILNDWISHADGKLSFHGFVKLLHGTSSRTIAKAQ, from the exons ATGGA GCTATGCAAAGGAGGGGAGCTCCTAGATAGAATACTTTCAAG GGGTGGGAAATACTCAGAAGATGATGCGAAAGCTGTTATGGTGCAGATACTAAATGTTATTGCTTTTTGTCATCTACAGGGTGTGGTGCACCGAGATCTAAATCTAGAG AACTTTCTATATACTTCTAAGGAGGAGAACTCTAAGCTGAAAGTTATAGACTTTGGCTTATCAGATTTTGCCAGACCAG ATGAAAGACTTGATGACATTGTGGGAAGTATATGCTACGTGGCACCTGAAGTTCTACATAGATCTTATAGCTTCGAGGCTGATGTATGGAGCATAGGTGTGATAGCATATATTCTTTTGTGTGGTAGTCGTCCATTTTGGGCCCGGACCGAGTCTGGATTGTTTCTAGAAATTTTGAAAGCTGATCCCAGTTTTGATGAAGCACCTTGGCTTGCTTTATCTCTAGAAGCAAAAGACTTTGTTAAACGCCTATTAAACAAGGATCCAAGGAAACGAATTACTGCTGCCCAGGCTTTGA GTCATCCTTGGATCCGGGATTTTAATGGTGTAAAAGTAAAtcttgatattttgatattcaAGCATATGAAGGCATACATGCGGTCATCATCTCTGCGTAAGGCTGCTTTAAAG GCATTATCTAAGACATTGACTGTGGATGAACTATTTTATCTGAAGGAACAATTTGCATCGCTAGAACCAAACGAAAGTGGCAGCATCACCTTGGAAAACCTTAGGATG GTCTTGATGAAAAATGCAACAAATGCAATGAAGGATTCTCGCATCCCTGATTTTCTTTCCTCA CTAAATCCATTTCAACACGGAAGAATCGATTTTGAAGAATTTTGTGCAGCTGCTCTGAACGTCCATCAGCTGGAGGCACATGATCAATGGAAACAGCTAGCCCGTTCTGCATATGAGCTTTTTGAGAAGGATGGAAACAGGGCACTTGTAATTGAGGAGCTTGCTTCA GAACTTGGGCTTGGCCCCTCCATCCCGGTTCATGCTATTCTCAATGACTGGATAAGTCATGCTGATGGGAAGCTAAGCTTCCATGGGTTTGTCAAGTTGTTGCATGGTACATCCAGCCGAACCATTGCAAAGGCACAGTGA
- the LOC7490012 gene encoding CDPK-related kinase 5 isoform X4, producing MTTAIAVEDVRREVRILRGLTGHNNVVHFYDAFEDLDNVYIVMELCKGGELLDRILSRGGKYSEDDAKAVMVQILNVIAFCHLQGVVHRDLNLENFLYTSKEENSKLKVIDFGLSDFARPDERLDDIVGSICYVAPEVLHRSYSFEADVWSIGVIAYILLCGSRPFWARTESGLFLEILKADPSFDEAPWLALSLEAKDFVKRLLNKDPRKRITAAQALSHPWIRDFNGVKVNLDILIFKHMKAYMRSSSLRKAALKALSKTLTVDELFYLKEQFASLEPNESGSITLENLRMVLMKNATNAMKDSRIPDFLSSLNPFQHGRIDFEEFCAAALNVHQLEAHDQWKQLARSAYELFEKDGNRALVIEELASELGLGPSIPVHAILNDWISHADGKLSFHGFVKLLHGTSSRTIAKAQ from the exons ATGACAACAGCTATTGCAGTTGAGGATGTCAGGAGGGAGGTCAGGATATTGAGGGGCTTGACAGGACATAACAATGTAGTACACTTCTATGATGCATTTGAAGATCTTGACAACGTCTATATAGTGATGGA GCTATGCAAAGGAGGGGAGCTCCTAGATAGAATACTTTCAAG GGGTGGGAAATACTCAGAAGATGATGCGAAAGCTGTTATGGTGCAGATACTAAATGTTATTGCTTTTTGTCATCTACAGGGTGTGGTGCACCGAGATCTAAATCTAGAG AACTTTCTATATACTTCTAAGGAGGAGAACTCTAAGCTGAAAGTTATAGACTTTGGCTTATCAGATTTTGCCAGACCAG ATGAAAGACTTGATGACATTGTGGGAAGTATATGCTACGTGGCACCTGAAGTTCTACATAGATCTTATAGCTTCGAGGCTGATGTATGGAGCATAGGTGTGATAGCATATATTCTTTTGTGTGGTAGTCGTCCATTTTGGGCCCGGACCGAGTCTGGATTGTTTCTAGAAATTTTGAAAGCTGATCCCAGTTTTGATGAAGCACCTTGGCTTGCTTTATCTCTAGAAGCAAAAGACTTTGTTAAACGCCTATTAAACAAGGATCCAAGGAAACGAATTACTGCTGCCCAGGCTTTGA GTCATCCTTGGATCCGGGATTTTAATGGTGTAAAAGTAAAtcttgatattttgatattcaAGCATATGAAGGCATACATGCGGTCATCATCTCTGCGTAAGGCTGCTTTAAAG GCATTATCTAAGACATTGACTGTGGATGAACTATTTTATCTGAAGGAACAATTTGCATCGCTAGAACCAAACGAAAGTGGCAGCATCACCTTGGAAAACCTTAGGATG GTCTTGATGAAAAATGCAACAAATGCAATGAAGGATTCTCGCATCCCTGATTTTCTTTCCTCA CTAAATCCATTTCAACACGGAAGAATCGATTTTGAAGAATTTTGTGCAGCTGCTCTGAACGTCCATCAGCTGGAGGCACATGATCAATGGAAACAGCTAGCCCGTTCTGCATATGAGCTTTTTGAGAAGGATGGAAACAGGGCACTTGTAATTGAGGAGCTTGCTTCA GAACTTGGGCTTGGCCCCTCCATCCCGGTTCATGCTATTCTCAATGACTGGATAAGTCATGCTGATGGGAAGCTAAGCTTCCATGGGTTTGTCAAGTTGTTGCATGGTACATCCAGCCGAACCATTGCAAAGGCACAGTGA
- the LOC7490012 gene encoding CDPK-related kinase 5 isoform X2 translates to MGTCTSKPPKPNLNAPKDINPPPQTPSQNEHPTTQTRTAKSPLTSLPNSKASPFFPFYTPSPFKKTPFNPTASTPLRFFKKSLARPSLAKYFKAVLRRQNKKEKSGVEPNSEEGDKNEEAVELDKRFGFSKEFTSRLEVGEEVGRGHYGYTCSAKFKKGARKGQQVAVKVIPKPKMTTAIAVEDVRREVRILRGLTGHNNVVHFYDAFEDLDNVYIVMELCKGGELLDRILSRGGKYSEDDAKAVMVQILNVIAFCHLQGVVHRDLNLENFLYTSKEENSKLKVIDFGLSDFARPDERLDDIVGSICYVAPEVLHRSYSFEADVWSIGVIAYILLCGSRPFWARTESGLFLEILKADPSFDEAPWLALSLEAKDFVKRLLNKDPRKRITAAQALSHPWIRDFNGVKVNLDILIFKHMKAYMRSSSLRKAALKALSKTLTVDELFYLKEQFASLEPNESGSITLENLRMVLMKNATNAMKDSRIPDFLSSLNPFQHGRIDFEEFCAAALNVHQLEAHDQWKQLARSAYELFEKDGNRALVIEELASDSIEFVGCQGYLN, encoded by the exons ATGGGAACTTGCACTTCAAAACCTCCCAAGCCCAACCTTAATGCCCCAAAAGATATCAATCCTCCACCCCAAACCCCATCACAAAATGAGCACCCTACCACACAAACTCGAACTGCAAAATCCCCTCTCACATCCTTGCCCAACTCCAAAGCTTCCCCTTTCTTCCCTTTCTACACCCCCAGTCCTTTCAAAAAAACACCTTTCAACCCCACCGCTTCCACTCCTCTTCGCTTTTTTAAGAAATCCCTTGCTCGTCCCTCGCTCGCGAAGTACTTTAAAGCCGTGCTTCGTCGGcaaaacaagaaggaaaaaagtgGGGTGGAACCAAATTCCGAAGAGGGTGATAAAAATGAAGAAGCTGTGGAGTTGGATAAAAGGTTTGGTTTTTCAAAAGAGTTTACTAGTAGATTGGAAGTTGGAGAGGAAGTGGGGAGAGGGCATTATGGCTATACTTGTTCTGCTAAGTTCAAGAAAGGTGCAAGAAAAGGCCAGCAAGTTGCTGTTAAAGTCATACCTAAACCAAAG ATGACAACAGCTATTGCAGTTGAGGATGTCAGGAGGGAGGTCAGGATATTGAGGGGCTTGACAGGACATAACAATGTAGTACACTTCTATGATGCATTTGAAGATCTTGACAACGTCTATATAGTGATGGA GCTATGCAAAGGAGGGGAGCTCCTAGATAGAATACTTTCAAG GGGTGGGAAATACTCAGAAGATGATGCGAAAGCTGTTATGGTGCAGATACTAAATGTTATTGCTTTTTGTCATCTACAGGGTGTGGTGCACCGAGATCTAAATCTAGAG AACTTTCTATATACTTCTAAGGAGGAGAACTCTAAGCTGAAAGTTATAGACTTTGGCTTATCAGATTTTGCCAGACCAG ATGAAAGACTTGATGACATTGTGGGAAGTATATGCTACGTGGCACCTGAAGTTCTACATAGATCTTATAGCTTCGAGGCTGATGTATGGAGCATAGGTGTGATAGCATATATTCTTTTGTGTGGTAGTCGTCCATTTTGGGCCCGGACCGAGTCTGGATTGTTTCTAGAAATTTTGAAAGCTGATCCCAGTTTTGATGAAGCACCTTGGCTTGCTTTATCTCTAGAAGCAAAAGACTTTGTTAAACGCCTATTAAACAAGGATCCAAGGAAACGAATTACTGCTGCCCAGGCTTTGA GTCATCCTTGGATCCGGGATTTTAATGGTGTAAAAGTAAAtcttgatattttgatattcaAGCATATGAAGGCATACATGCGGTCATCATCTCTGCGTAAGGCTGCTTTAAAG GCATTATCTAAGACATTGACTGTGGATGAACTATTTTATCTGAAGGAACAATTTGCATCGCTAGAACCAAACGAAAGTGGCAGCATCACCTTGGAAAACCTTAGGATG GTCTTGATGAAAAATGCAACAAATGCAATGAAGGATTCTCGCATCCCTGATTTTCTTTCCTCA CTAAATCCATTTCAACACGGAAGAATCGATTTTGAAGAATTTTGTGCAGCTGCTCTGAACGTCCATCAGCTGGAGGCACATGATCAATGGAAACAGCTAGCCCGTTCTGCATATGAGCTTTTTGAGAAGGATGGAAACAGGGCACTTGTAATTGAGGAGCTTGCTTCA GACTCCATTGAATTTGTTGGCTGTCAAGGCTATCTGAACTAG
- the LOC7490012 gene encoding CDPK-related kinase 5 isoform X3: protein MGTCTSKPPKPNLNAPKDINPPPQTPSQNEHPTTQTRTAKSPLTSLPNSKASPFFPFYTPSPFKKTPFNPTASTPLRFFKKSLARPSLAKYFKAVLRRQNKKEKSGVEPNSEEGDKNEEAVELDKRFGFSKEFTSRLEVGEEVGRGHYGYTCSAKFKKGARKGQQVAVKVIPKPKMTTAIAVEDVRREVRILRGLTGHNNVVHFYDAFEDLDNVYIVMELCKGGELLDRILSRGGKYSEDDAKAVMVQILNVIAFCHLQGVVHRDLNLENFLYTSKEENSKLKVIDFGLSDFARPDERLDDIVGSICYVAPEVLHRSYSFEADVWSIGVIAYILLCGSRPFWARTESGLFLEILKADPSFDEAPWLALSLEAKDFVKRLLNKDPRKRITAAQALSHPWIRDFNGVKVNLDILIFKHMKAYMRSSSLRKAALKALSKTLTVDELFYLKEQFASLEPNESGSITLENLRMVLMKNATNAMKDSRIPDFLSSLNPFQHGRIDFEEFCAAALNVHQLEAHDQWKQLARSAYELFEKDGNRALVIEELASLLSQAF, encoded by the exons ATGGGAACTTGCACTTCAAAACCTCCCAAGCCCAACCTTAATGCCCCAAAAGATATCAATCCTCCACCCCAAACCCCATCACAAAATGAGCACCCTACCACACAAACTCGAACTGCAAAATCCCCTCTCACATCCTTGCCCAACTCCAAAGCTTCCCCTTTCTTCCCTTTCTACACCCCCAGTCCTTTCAAAAAAACACCTTTCAACCCCACCGCTTCCACTCCTCTTCGCTTTTTTAAGAAATCCCTTGCTCGTCCCTCGCTCGCGAAGTACTTTAAAGCCGTGCTTCGTCGGcaaaacaagaaggaaaaaagtgGGGTGGAACCAAATTCCGAAGAGGGTGATAAAAATGAAGAAGCTGTGGAGTTGGATAAAAGGTTTGGTTTTTCAAAAGAGTTTACTAGTAGATTGGAAGTTGGAGAGGAAGTGGGGAGAGGGCATTATGGCTATACTTGTTCTGCTAAGTTCAAGAAAGGTGCAAGAAAAGGCCAGCAAGTTGCTGTTAAAGTCATACCTAAACCAAAG ATGACAACAGCTATTGCAGTTGAGGATGTCAGGAGGGAGGTCAGGATATTGAGGGGCTTGACAGGACATAACAATGTAGTACACTTCTATGATGCATTTGAAGATCTTGACAACGTCTATATAGTGATGGA GCTATGCAAAGGAGGGGAGCTCCTAGATAGAATACTTTCAAG GGGTGGGAAATACTCAGAAGATGATGCGAAAGCTGTTATGGTGCAGATACTAAATGTTATTGCTTTTTGTCATCTACAGGGTGTGGTGCACCGAGATCTAAATCTAGAG AACTTTCTATATACTTCTAAGGAGGAGAACTCTAAGCTGAAAGTTATAGACTTTGGCTTATCAGATTTTGCCAGACCAG ATGAAAGACTTGATGACATTGTGGGAAGTATATGCTACGTGGCACCTGAAGTTCTACATAGATCTTATAGCTTCGAGGCTGATGTATGGAGCATAGGTGTGATAGCATATATTCTTTTGTGTGGTAGTCGTCCATTTTGGGCCCGGACCGAGTCTGGATTGTTTCTAGAAATTTTGAAAGCTGATCCCAGTTTTGATGAAGCACCTTGGCTTGCTTTATCTCTAGAAGCAAAAGACTTTGTTAAACGCCTATTAAACAAGGATCCAAGGAAACGAATTACTGCTGCCCAGGCTTTGA GTCATCCTTGGATCCGGGATTTTAATGGTGTAAAAGTAAAtcttgatattttgatattcaAGCATATGAAGGCATACATGCGGTCATCATCTCTGCGTAAGGCTGCTTTAAAG GCATTATCTAAGACATTGACTGTGGATGAACTATTTTATCTGAAGGAACAATTTGCATCGCTAGAACCAAACGAAAGTGGCAGCATCACCTTGGAAAACCTTAGGATG GTCTTGATGAAAAATGCAACAAATGCAATGAAGGATTCTCGCATCCCTGATTTTCTTTCCTCA CTAAATCCATTTCAACACGGAAGAATCGATTTTGAAGAATTTTGTGCAGCTGCTCTGAACGTCCATCAGCTGGAGGCACATGATCAATGGAAACAGCTAGCCCGTTCTGCATATGAGCTTTTTGAGAAGGATGGAAACAGGGCACTTGTAATTGAGGAGCTTGCTTCA CTCTTATCACAAGCATTTTAG